The following proteins come from a genomic window of Alicyclobacillus dauci:
- a CDS encoding response regulator, whose amino-acid sequence MIRVLLVDDHDIVRLGLSTYLETVDDIEVVGEASNGQMAVDLARRLQPDVILMDLLMPVKSGVEAIRELSASGCTSRIVVLTSTVDDKSVLEAVRAGALSYILKTSPPHELTTVIRQASQGLPTLDSKAQKTLMGQVQAQNERELWQDLTDRELDVLRAIGTGKNNQEIADSLGIGIKTVKTHVSNVLLKLCVQDRTQAAIYAIRKELV is encoded by the coding sequence ATGATACGTGTCCTATTGGTCGACGATCACGACATCGTCCGCCTAGGTCTTTCCACATATCTGGAGACCGTCGACGATATCGAAGTGGTGGGGGAGGCATCAAACGGGCAAATGGCCGTCGATCTCGCCCGCCGACTTCAACCAGACGTCATTCTGATGGACTTGCTCATGCCCGTGAAATCGGGCGTCGAAGCAATTAGGGAGCTGTCTGCCAGCGGTTGTACAAGTCGCATTGTCGTCTTGACGAGCACGGTGGACGACAAGTCGGTGCTTGAAGCGGTGCGAGCTGGTGCACTGTCGTACATATTGAAGACGAGCCCGCCACATGAGCTCACGACAGTCATTCGTCAAGCGTCGCAAGGGCTGCCAACCTTGGATTCGAAGGCCCAGAAAACACTGATGGGTCAAGTCCAAGCTCAGAATGAGCGGGAGTTGTGGCAAGATCTGACGGATCGAGAGCTGGATGTACTTCGGGCCATCGGTACCGGGAAAAATAATCAGGAGATTGCCGACAGCCTGGGAATAGGCATAAAGACCGTAAAAACGCACGTGAGTAATGTTTTGTTAAAGCTGTGTGTGCAAGATCGGACGCAGGCAG